The Henckelia pumila isolate YLH828 chromosome 2, ASM3356847v2, whole genome shotgun sequence genome includes a window with the following:
- the LOC140878068 gene encoding uncharacterized protein — MEVTLIDNDDVRNMINLHMCMKLNIIELRAERKTDQSHRSTNVDRVQTEDETHSTSGTHLEVCSMSNSIDSWRQCIRDVGQTFKDAANFRNCVKNYAIAIRRSFSYVKNDSQKIIVVCSDANCSWRIYASKHQSDNAFGIRNYKLRGEPSYRPITMIKDIQRDFGVEIKYHKVWTGKEMAMNEIHGTEKGSYDKLRWYCHAVKETNPGSYAEYEIDTVTNRFDRLFICFHACLVGFVCGCRPLIFLDGTHIKNKYKGSILVVVAKDANDDLFTLAYAVVDAENDCNWHWFCNRLKDVLASKNVTFFHSFTFFSDRHPGLIKTIQSVLRRYPLHNKKKWSSVLKKAAYASSRHEFFELIKSITESMPIAQEFIVNSSPDNWANALFTGNRWGVINNNIAESWNSWVKPARHLPIVAMVDNIRIQIMKMMHERREKSLVMDKNLTPRKEKDVSLAYSQSRSLKVHRSCGLKFEVIDGYKTLAVDLSSWTCSCRGWKIYKLPCKHACACIESKSLSVYDFCDKYFTIGAYRESYKCVINPIPTVDMYEGYNDEGESICAPIVHSQPVRRRTMRIPSQVEHRLTECGRCKKQGHNRRTCKEAFE, encoded by the exons ATGGAAGTCACTTTGATTGACAATGATGATGTGCGTAACATGATAAATCTTCATATGTGTATGAAGTTGAATATCATTGAATTGAGAGCAGAAAGAAAGACTGATCAAAGTCACCGTAGCACAAACGTTGATAG GGTTCAAACTGAAGATGAGACACATTCGACAAGTGGCACCCATCTCGAAGTTTGCAGTATGAGTAATTCTATTGATTCGTGGCGTCAGTGCATACGTGATGTTGGTCAAACATTTAAAGATGCAGCTAATTTCCGAAATTGTGTTAAAAACTATGCCATTGCTATCAGACGTTCATTTTCCTATGTGAAAAATGATAGTCAGAAGATCATTGTTGTGTGTAGTGATGCAAATTGTTCATGGAGAATATATGCATCTAAACATCAATCAGATAATGCATTTGGCATTAGAAATT ATAAGTTGAGGGGAGAGCCATCATATCGTCCAATTACAATGATTAAGGACATACAAAGAGATTTTGGAGTGGAAATTAAATACCACAAAGTTTGGACGGGCAAAGAAATGGCAATGAATGAAATTCATGGAACTGAGAAGGGGTCATATGATAAGTTGCGATGGTATTGTCACGCCGTTAAAGAAACCAATCCTGGAAGCTATGCTGAATATGAGATTGATACGGTGACAAATAGATTTGATCGGCTGTTCATATGTTTTCACGCTTGCCTTGTTGGTTTCGTTTGTGGCTGTAGGCCATTAATATTTTTAGATGGAACTCACATCAAGAACAAGTACAAAGGAAGTATTCTAGTAGTTGTTGCAAAGGACGCAAATGATGATCTTTTCACCTTGGCATATGCAGTTGTGGATGCAGAGAATGACTGTAACTGGCACTGGTTTTGTAATCGATTGAAAGATGTTCTAGCTTCAAAAAACGTAACGTTCTTCCATAGCTTTACTTTCTTCTCTGACAGGCATCCTGGTTTGATTAAGACTATTCAATCT GTATTGCGGAGGTACCCACTCCATAATAAGAAGAAATGGTCATCTGTATTGAAAAAAGCGGCATATGCCTCATCGCGACATGAGTTTTTTGAGCTTATAAAATCTATAACCGAGTCAATGCCAATTGCACAAGAGTTTATTGTGAATTCTTCACCTGATAATTGGGCAAATGCTCTATTTACGGGTAACCGATGGGGTGTGATTAACAACAATATTGCTGAAAGTTGGAATAGTTGGGTGAAACCTGCGCGCCACCTACCAATTGTGGCAATGGTAGACAATATACGCATCCAAATTATGAAAATGATGCACGAAAGAAGAGAAAAATCTTTGGTGATGGATAAAAATTTAACCCCTAGAAAAGAAAAGGATGTTTCACTTGCTTATTCTCAGTCCCGCAGCTTGAAGGTCCATAGGTCATGTGGATTGAAATTTGAGGTTATAGATGGGTATAAAACTTTAGCAGTTGATTTGAGTTCATGGACGTGTTCATGTCGAGGTTGGAAAATCTATAAACTTCCTTGCAAGCATGCATGTGCTTGCATAGAATCAAAGTCGTTGTCGGTTTATGATTTTTGTGACAAATATTTTACGATCGGAGCTTATCGTGAAAGTTATAAATGTGTCATCAATCCTATACCAACAGTTGATATGTATGAAGGTTATAATGATGAAGGTGAATCAATTTGTGCTCCTATCGTGCATAGTCAACCAGTTCGTAGACGAACTATGAGGATCCCTTCTCAAGTTGAACATCGTCTGACAGAGTGTGGAAGGTGTAAAAAGCAAGGGCATAACAGGCGTACCTGCAAAGAAGCCTTTGAATGA
- the LOC140878067 gene encoding pentatricopeptide repeat-containing protein CRR2, chloroplastic-like: MQRSIVQFPICTRNYTYLLKSCITRKTVEPGKQLHAQLCVNGVLQDASLATKLVNLYCVCNSLTYAHHLFDRIPKTNIFLWNILIRGYAWNGPYEVAISLYYQIFYHGLVPDNFTFPFVLKACSGLSAINVGRDIHDQAKKTGWETDVFVGAAVIDMYAKCGCLNDSRQVFDKIDNRDVVLWNSMLAAYSKNGQPEDCLKLCSQMVFVGLRPSEATLVTAISASADLGVIIQGHELHGYSWRLGFKLNDKVNTSLVDMYAKSGNLRFARLLFEELLEKRLVSWNAMITGYAMHGHAYEALNMFKMMLSRERPDHITFVGVLSACNHGGLLHEGRMYFDSMIRDYHIEPTVQHYTCMVDLLSHCNQFDEAHHLIMEMNVLPDSGVWGAFLNSCKIHGKVELGELALERLIELQPDDAGNYVILSNIYARAGNWEGVSKLRKLMTDRKIKKSIACSWVKVKNKIHGFVSGDTSHPMFDQIHAELEEIGDLMAEAGYVANTTPVFFDVEDDEKAEMVNSHSERLAIAFGFISTPSGTKLLVTKNLRVCEDCHVVIKLISKIKKREITVRDVNRYHHFKDGVCSCRDYW; the protein is encoded by the coding sequence ATGCAACGGTCAATAGTGCAATTTCCCATCTGCACTCGAAATTACACCTATCTTCTCAAGTCTTGTATAACTAGAAAAACCGTTGAACCCGGAAAGCAGCTCCACGCACAGTTGTGCGTCAATGGCGTACTCCAAGATGCAAGCTTAGCCACAAAACTCGTAAATCTTTACTGTGTGTGCAACTCCTTGACATATGCGCACCACTTGTTTGATAGAATTCCAAAAACAAATATTTTCCTTTGGAACATTTTAATCCGTGGGTATGCGTGGAATGGCCCTTATGAAGTTGCGATTTCTTTATATTACCAAATTTTTTATCATGGGCTTGTGCCAGATAATTTTACTTTCCCTTTCGTGCTCAAGGCGTGCTCGGGGCTGTCTGCGATTAATGTGGGAAGGGATATTCATGATCAAGCGAAGAAAACCGGGTGGGAAACGGATGTATTTGTTGGGGCTGCAGTTATTGATATGTATGCCAAATGTGGTTGCTTGAATGATTCTCGTCAAGTGTTTGATAAGATTGATAATAGGGATGTGGTATTGTGGAATTCAATGCTTGCCGCTTACTCGAAAAATGGGCAACCGGAAGATTGTTTGAAGCTGTGCAGTCAGATGGTGTTTGTGGGTCTTAGGCCAAGTGAGGCTACTTTGGTAACTGCTATTTCAGCTTCTGCCGATTTAGGTGTCATCATTCAAGGGCATGAGCTTCATGGGTATAGCTGGAGACTCGGATTTAAGCTTAACGACAAGGTGAACACCAGCCTAGTGGATATGTATGCTAAAAGCGGTAATTTGAGGTTTGCAAGGCTTTTGTTTGAAGAATTATTGGAGAAGAGGCTTGTTTCTTGGAATGCAATGATAACCGGTTATGCGATGCATGGTCATGCTTATGAAGCGCTTAATATGTTTAAGATGATGCTTTCTAGAGAGCGTCCTGATCACATAACTTTTGTGGGTGTTCTTTCAGCCTGTAACCATGGAGGACTTCTACACGAAGGGCGGATGTACTTTGACTCGATGATTAGAGATTATCACATCGAACCAACTGTTCAGCATTATACCTGCATGGTTGATCTTCTCAGCCACTGTAACCAGTTTGATGAGGCGCATCATTTGATTATGGAGATGAATGTTTTACCGGATTCTGGTGTCTGGGGTGCTTTCCTCAATTCATGCAAGATTCATGGGAAGGTGGAGTTAGGGGAGCTGGCGTTGGAGAGATTGATTGAACTCCAACCAGATGATGCAGGAAACTACGTgatcctatcaaatatttatGCTCGAGCTGGGAATTGGGAAGGAGTTTCAAAGTTAAGAAAGTTGATGACCGATAGAAAGATCAAGAAAAGCATTGCTTGTAGTTGGGTAAAGGTGAAAAATAAGATCCATGGATTTGTATCTGGAGATACTTCTCATCCTATGTTTGATCAGATACATGCCGAGTTGGAAGAAATTGGTGATTTAATGGCTGAGGCTGGATATGTCGCAAATACAACCCCAGTTTTTTTTGATGTTGAGGATGACGAAAAGGCTGAAATGGTTAATAGCCATAGTGAAAGGCTAGCCATCGCCTTTGGTTTCATTAGCACACCTTCTGGGACCAAACTTCTGGTAACCAAAAATCTTCGGGTTTGCGAGGACTGTCATGTGGTGATCAAGCTCATATCGAAGATTAAAAAGAGGGAGATCACTGTCAGGGATGTGAATCGGTACCACCATTTTAAAGATGGCGTGTGTTCTTGTAGGGATTATTGGTGA
- the LOC140882213 gene encoding IAA-amino acid hydrolase ILR1-like 3, whose product MFHKSNRLAILLITLTISAEYSTAAEYYTQEYAKQILNSAKKDRDWLVSIRRKIHENPELRFQEFETSALIRSELDKLGISYEYPFAKTGLVAQIGSGSPPVVALRADMDALPLQELVEWEHKSKVDGKMHGCGHDAHTTMLLGAAKLLNERKEKLNGTVKLLFQPAEEGGAGASHMITEGALGAAEAIFGMHVDFVSPTGSISSIAGPLLAAVSFFEVKIEGKGGHGAAPHNSIDPVLAASFTILALQQLISRETDPLHSQVLSVTFVRAGTALNVIPQYVEFGGTLRSLTTEGLHQLQQRVKEVVEGQATVHRCKAHVDMKQAEFPTYPACVNDERLHRHVERVGKLLLGTENVKKAAKVMAGEDFAFYQKVIPGAMFNIGIRNEKVGSVHSPHSPYFFLDEDVLPIGAALHTAIAEVYLRDGRLL is encoded by the exons ATGTTTCATAAATCTAATCGTCTGGCGATTTTGCTCATAACTCTAACGATTTCTGCGGAATATTCAACGGCGGCAGAGTATTACACTCAAGAATATGCCAAGCAGATTCTGAACTCAGCCAAGAAAGACAGAGATTGGTTGGTGTCAATCAGAAGAAAAATCCATGAAAACCCGGAGCTCCGATTCCAAGAATTCGAGACCAGTGCTCTCATCCGCAGTGAACTCGATAAACTTGGAATTTCGTATGAATACCCATTTGCCAAAACGGGTTTGGTTGCCCAGATCGGGTCGGGTTCTCCACCCGTTGTTGCTCTGCGTGCTGACATGGACGCTCTACCTTTGCAG gagCTGGTGGAGTGGGAGCATAAGAGCAAAGTTGATGGTAAAATGCATGGATGTGGGCATGATGCTCACACCACGATGCTTCTTGGTGCTGCTAAATTACTCAATGAAAGGAAGGAGAAGCTTAAT GGGACCGTGAAACTTCTATTTCAACCTGCGGAGGAAGGAGGTGCCGGTGCATCTCACATGATAACAGAAGGTGCTCTTGGTGCTGCAGAAGCAATCTTTGGAATGCATGTTGATTTTGTATCCCCGACGGGAAGTATATCTAGTATCGCTGGACCCCTTTTAGCCGCTGTCTCTTTTTTTGAAGTGAAAATAGAAGGAAAAGGAGGGCATGGTGCAGCGCCCCACAACAGCATTGACCCAGTACTGGCCGCATCTTTTACAATCTTGGCATTGCAACAGCTCATTTCAAGAGAAACAGACCCACTTCATAGTCAA GTACTTTCTGTTACTTTTGTCCGAGCCGGGACAGCATTAAATGTAATCCCACAGTATGTTGAGTTTGGGGGTACTCTCAGGAGCCTTACCACTGAAGGCTTGCATCAACTCCAGCAAAGGGTGAAAGAG GTCGTTGAAGGGCAGGCTACTGTACACAGGTGTAAGGCTCACGTCGATATGAAACAAGCGGAGTTCCCTACTTATCCAGCTTGTGTGAACGACGAAAGATTACATCGACATGTTGAGAGAGTTGGTAAACTCTTACTTGGCACAGAGAATGTGAAGAAGGCTGCTAAAGTTATGGCTGGTGAGGATTTTGCATTCTATCAAAAAGTGATTCCTGGAGCCATGTTCAATATAGGAATTCGAAACGAGAAAGTGGGTTCGGTTCACTCGCCGCACTCGCCGTATTTCTTTCTTGATGAGGATGTGCTTCCGATTGGAGCAGCCCTACACACTGCTATTGCGGAGGTTTATCTGAGAGATGGGAGACTTCTTTGA